The genomic segment TATGCGAGGCACCTCCATAATGTTCTTATACCCGAAGATACGCATCATCTCGGGGACAACCTCCTTAATGTATCTCTCCTTCATAGGGGGCATCTCAGACTTCATCTATCAACTCACCACACTTCCTACAGGCTCTCGCCTTTTTATCTCTAACAAAGACCATCCGTGGACGAGTCCTCTTGTCGCAATGGGGACAAACAAGCATAACATTTGAGATGGCGATAGGTGCGGGCTTCTCCATTATTCCACCCTGAGGCATCTTTTGAGAAGGACGCATATGCCTCTTCACCAATTTGACACCCTCCACTACGACCCTTCCCCGCTCGGGTATTACCCTTATAATCGTCCCCCTCTTCCCCTTCTCCACACCGCTTATTACTTCTACCATATCGCCTTTCTTCAGTTTATAGCGTGGAATCTTCACTTTCGCTTTCATCACACTACCTCCGGAGCA from the bacterium genome contains:
- a CDS encoding 50S ribosomal protein L24; translated protein: MKAKVKIPRYKLKKGDMVEVISGVEKGKRGTIIRVIPERGRVVVEGVKLVKRHMRPSQKMPQGGIMEKPAPIAISNVMLVCPHCDKRTRPRMVFVRDKKARACRKCGELIDEV